From the Phyllopteryx taeniolatus isolate TA_2022b chromosome 16, UOR_Ptae_1.2, whole genome shotgun sequence genome, one window contains:
- the il12rb2l gene encoding interleukin 12 receptor, beta 2a, like isoform X3, with translation MLLQILQIPLPNLSATFHVMTAVGLIFTVAGITDLILRSSQTTVYNGKQQTASKPSPPIITRSYEDPLEISWSSICNEPHLSLGSCDVRFRTQAEKLWHEDEIGAQVSYEFSGPVQAGVVYEFQVRCSCATGLISDWSATHRIRSSEAAPTGQMDVWKDCGVPATNADCVMTWKKLPTSQAHGHILGYEVTLFSKHTTTVLVNISVAEPRGLLMCDELKCYLNSSLKSVSSASVSAYNARGATVPSYLAIPTPGKVRSEHSIDVRMNTENLTVSWELPDTKSFKEYVVQYKQAGRLLGKGFNWIRVNKSCTTVTFKAHFERYRPYQVSLFTVTLDQQSHHFSSVIGYSCHGIPAKVRSFKVISIAATHATLFWEPVLLTMQNGLILYYEIGVHGQMAVYNVSASPQDENKTFELLNLSADQEYEVWIKAVTEAGPGDNVTISFITNQQQHLQLKLKSHLLSLLVLLCLPVIICCLLVLLSFHKGTHKACLCINEKIPDPHNSTIYQMMKYQVNEPVAWICIPIYEPHPTMSTLEVVEILHPLCEQNCFPEDQTRPAASLEGCTSKHRYGKGEYSKMVDSEEEKDMSEVAGRDDCWSSSEEEQDTSGYEQHFIPTPAEILNA, from the exons ATGCTGCTGCAG ATCCTCCAGATCCCCCTTCCAAACCTGAGTGCCACATTCCATGTGATGACAGCTGTGGGGTTGATATTCACTGTAGCTGGAATCACAGATTTGATCCTCAGATCCTCACAGACTACAGTCTACAATGGGAAACAGCAGACAGCAT CAAAGCCATCACCTCCTATAATTACACGGAGTTATGAAGATCCTTTGGAAATATCATGGAGTTCCATCTGTAATGAGCCGCACCTCTCTTTGGGGTCGTGTGATGTGCGATTTCGGACTCAAGCAGAAAAACTATGGCATGAG GATGAAATTGGAGCTCAAGTCAGCTATGAATTTAGTGGTCCCGTCCAAGCTGGTGTAGTCTATGAATTTCAGGTACGCTGTTCCTGTGCCACTGGCTTGATCAGCGACTGGAGTGCAACCCACAGAATAAGGAGTTCTGAGGCAG CCCCTACTGGACAGATGGATGTATGGAAGGATTGTGGCGTGCCTGCCACCAATGCTGATTGTGTTATGACCTGGAAG AAGCTTCCTACATCTCAGGCTCATGGACACATTCTGGGATATGAAGTTACGCTGTTTTCCAAACACACCACGACTGTATTAGTGAATATTTCCGTAGCTGAGCCAAGGGGCTTGTTGATGTGTGATGAGCTGAAGTGCTACCTCAACTCCTCTTTAAAGAGTGTGTCATCAGCCAGTGTATCAGCGTACAACGCCCGTGGTGCTACAGTGCCCTCTTACCTTGCAATTCCAACGCCAG GTAAAGTGAGAAGTGAGCACTCCATTGATGTCAGGATGAATACGGAGAACCTCACCGTCTCATGGGAGCTCCCCGACACCAAATCATTCAAGGAATATGTGGTCCAATACAAACAAGCAGGACGTCTTCTGGGGAAAGGATTTAACTGGATCAGAGTGAATAAAAGCTGTACTACAGTGACCTTTAaag CTCATTTTGAAAGGTACAGGCCCTACCAAGTGTCACTATTTACTGTTACACTCGATCAACAAAGCCATCACTTTTCATCCGTTATTGGTTATTCTTGTCACGGAA TTCCCGCAAAAGTGCGTTCATTTAAAGTCATTTCCATTGCTGCGACACATGCAACCCTGTTCTGGGAGCCTGTTCTGCTGACCATGCAGAACGGGCTGATCCTCTACTACGAAATAGGTGTTCACGGACAAATGG CAGTGTACAATGTGAGCGCCTCCCCTCAGGATGAAAATAAGACTTTTGAGCTGCTGAATCTCAGTGCAGATCAGGAGTATGAAGTGTGGATCAAGGCTGTGACCGAAGCTGGGCCGGGAGACAATGTCACTATCAGTTTCATCACAAACCAACAACAGCATCTTcagttaaaattaaaat CACATTTATTATCACTCCTGGTCCTACTATGTCTCCCAGTCATAATATGCTGTCTTTTGGTTTTACTCAG TTTTCATAAAGGAACACACAAGGCATGTTTGTGTATAAATGAGAAGATACCAGATCCACACAATAGCACCATCTACCAAATGATGAAGTATCAG GTGAATGAGCCAGTGGCTTGGATTTGCATCCCAATCTATGAACCACACCCCACCATGTCCACGTTAGAGGTAGTGGAAATCCTGCACCCGCTATGTGAGCAAAACTGCTTCCCTGAAGACCAAACAAGACCAGCAGCTTCCTTAGAGGGATGTACAAGCAAACATAGATATGGTAAAGGAGAGTACAGCAAAATGGTTGACTCTGAGGAGGAAAAGGACATGAGCGAGGTGGCAGGCAGGGATGATTGTTGGAGCTCgtcagaagaagaacaagacaCATCAGGATATGAACAGCACTTCATACCAACTCCTGCGGAAATACTGAATGCTTGA
- the il12rb2l gene encoding interleukin 12 receptor, beta 2a, like isoform X2, whose translation MAQGWILSILIVSMVISYAAADPPDPPSKPECHIPCDDSCGVDIHCSWNHRFDPQILTDYSLQWETADSIEGSVNTGTSLRGVIARKHFSMNSELHVWVLAESKHGSAKSQVVVFNTGDLTKPSPPIITRSYEDPLEISWSSICNEPHLSLGSCDVRFRTQAEKLWHEDEIGAQVSYEFSGPVQAGVVYEFQVRCSCATGLISDWSATHRIRSSEAAPTGQMDVWKDCGVPATNADCVMTWKLPTSQAHGHILGYEVTLFSKHTTTVLVNISVAEPRGLLMCDELKCYLNSSLKSVSSASVSAYNARGATVPSYLAIPTPGKVRSEHSIDVRMNTENLTVSWELPDTKSFKEYVVQYKQAGRLLGKGFNWIRVNKSCTTVTFKAHFERYRPYQVSLFTVTLDQQSHHFSSVIGYSCHGIPAKVRSFKVISIAATHATLFWEPVLLTMQNGLILYYEIGVHGQMAVYNVSASPQDENKTFELLNLSADQEYEVWIKAVTEAGPGDNVTISFITNQQQHLQLKLKSHLLSLLVLLCLPVIICCLLVLLSFHKGTHKACLCINEKIPDPHNSTIYQMMKYQVNEPVAWICIPIYEPHPTMSTLEVVEILHPLCEQNCFPEDQTRPAASLEGCTSKHRYGKGEYSKMVDSEEEKDMSEVAGRDDCWSSSEEEQDTSGYEQHFIPTPAEILNA comes from the exons ATGGCCCAAGGATGGATTCTCTCAATCTTGATAGTCAGCATGGTCATTTCTTATGCTGCTGCAG ATCCTCCAGATCCCCCTTCCAAACCTGAGTGCCACATTCCATGTGATGACAGCTGTGGGGTTGATATTCACTGTAGCTGGAATCACAGATTTGATCCTCAGATCCTCACAGACTACAGTCTACAATGGGAAACAGCAGACAGCAT AGAGGGCAGTGTGAATACTGGGACAAGTTTGAGAGGGGTCATCGCCCGTAAACACTTTTCCATGAACAGTGAACTTCATGTTTGGGTTCTGGCTGAAAGCAAACACGGTTCCGCCAAATCCCAAGTGGTTGTGTTCAACACAGGAGACCTTA CAAAGCCATCACCTCCTATAATTACACGGAGTTATGAAGATCCTTTGGAAATATCATGGAGTTCCATCTGTAATGAGCCGCACCTCTCTTTGGGGTCGTGTGATGTGCGATTTCGGACTCAAGCAGAAAAACTATGGCATGAG GATGAAATTGGAGCTCAAGTCAGCTATGAATTTAGTGGTCCCGTCCAAGCTGGTGTAGTCTATGAATTTCAGGTACGCTGTTCCTGTGCCACTGGCTTGATCAGCGACTGGAGTGCAACCCACAGAATAAGGAGTTCTGAGGCAG CCCCTACTGGACAGATGGATGTATGGAAGGATTGTGGCGTGCCTGCCACCAATGCTGATTGTGTTATGACCTGGAAG CTTCCTACATCTCAGGCTCATGGACACATTCTGGGATATGAAGTTACGCTGTTTTCCAAACACACCACGACTGTATTAGTGAATATTTCCGTAGCTGAGCCAAGGGGCTTGTTGATGTGTGATGAGCTGAAGTGCTACCTCAACTCCTCTTTAAAGAGTGTGTCATCAGCCAGTGTATCAGCGTACAACGCCCGTGGTGCTACAGTGCCCTCTTACCTTGCAATTCCAACGCCAG GTAAAGTGAGAAGTGAGCACTCCATTGATGTCAGGATGAATACGGAGAACCTCACCGTCTCATGGGAGCTCCCCGACACCAAATCATTCAAGGAATATGTGGTCCAATACAAACAAGCAGGACGTCTTCTGGGGAAAGGATTTAACTGGATCAGAGTGAATAAAAGCTGTACTACAGTGACCTTTAaag CTCATTTTGAAAGGTACAGGCCCTACCAAGTGTCACTATTTACTGTTACACTCGATCAACAAAGCCATCACTTTTCATCCGTTATTGGTTATTCTTGTCACGGAA TTCCCGCAAAAGTGCGTTCATTTAAAGTCATTTCCATTGCTGCGACACATGCAACCCTGTTCTGGGAGCCTGTTCTGCTGACCATGCAGAACGGGCTGATCCTCTACTACGAAATAGGTGTTCACGGACAAATGG CAGTGTACAATGTGAGCGCCTCCCCTCAGGATGAAAATAAGACTTTTGAGCTGCTGAATCTCAGTGCAGATCAGGAGTATGAAGTGTGGATCAAGGCTGTGACCGAAGCTGGGCCGGGAGACAATGTCACTATCAGTTTCATCACAAACCAACAACAGCATCTTcagttaaaattaaaat CACATTTATTATCACTCCTGGTCCTACTATGTCTCCCAGTCATAATATGCTGTCTTTTGGTTTTACTCAG TTTTCATAAAGGAACACACAAGGCATGTTTGTGTATAAATGAGAAGATACCAGATCCACACAATAGCACCATCTACCAAATGATGAAGTATCAG GTGAATGAGCCAGTGGCTTGGATTTGCATCCCAATCTATGAACCACACCCCACCATGTCCACGTTAGAGGTAGTGGAAATCCTGCACCCGCTATGTGAGCAAAACTGCTTCCCTGAAGACCAAACAAGACCAGCAGCTTCCTTAGAGGGATGTACAAGCAAACATAGATATGGTAAAGGAGAGTACAGCAAAATGGTTGACTCTGAGGAGGAAAAGGACATGAGCGAGGTGGCAGGCAGGGATGATTGTTGGAGCTCgtcagaagaagaacaagacaCATCAGGATATGAACAGCACTTCATACCAACTCCTGCGGAAATACTGAATGCTTGA
- the il12rb2l gene encoding interleukin 12 receptor, beta 2a, like isoform X1, giving the protein MAQGWILSILIVSMVISYAAADPPDPPSKPECHIPCDDSCGVDIHCSWNHRFDPQILTDYSLQWETADSIEGSVNTGTSLRGVIARKHFSMNSELHVWVLAESKHGSAKSQVVVFNTGDLTKPSPPIITRSYEDPLEISWSSICNEPHLSLGSCDVRFRTQAEKLWHEDEIGAQVSYEFSGPVQAGVVYEFQVRCSCATGLISDWSATHRIRSSEAAPTGQMDVWKDCGVPATNADCVMTWKKLPTSQAHGHILGYEVTLFSKHTTTVLVNISVAEPRGLLMCDELKCYLNSSLKSVSSASVSAYNARGATVPSYLAIPTPGKVRSEHSIDVRMNTENLTVSWELPDTKSFKEYVVQYKQAGRLLGKGFNWIRVNKSCTTVTFKAHFERYRPYQVSLFTVTLDQQSHHFSSVIGYSCHGIPAKVRSFKVISIAATHATLFWEPVLLTMQNGLILYYEIGVHGQMAVYNVSASPQDENKTFELLNLSADQEYEVWIKAVTEAGPGDNVTISFITNQQQHLQLKLKSHLLSLLVLLCLPVIICCLLVLLSFHKGTHKACLCINEKIPDPHNSTIYQMMKYQVNEPVAWICIPIYEPHPTMSTLEVVEILHPLCEQNCFPEDQTRPAASLEGCTSKHRYGKGEYSKMVDSEEEKDMSEVAGRDDCWSSSEEEQDTSGYEQHFIPTPAEILNA; this is encoded by the exons ATGGCCCAAGGATGGATTCTCTCAATCTTGATAGTCAGCATGGTCATTTCTTATGCTGCTGCAG ATCCTCCAGATCCCCCTTCCAAACCTGAGTGCCACATTCCATGTGATGACAGCTGTGGGGTTGATATTCACTGTAGCTGGAATCACAGATTTGATCCTCAGATCCTCACAGACTACAGTCTACAATGGGAAACAGCAGACAGCAT AGAGGGCAGTGTGAATACTGGGACAAGTTTGAGAGGGGTCATCGCCCGTAAACACTTTTCCATGAACAGTGAACTTCATGTTTGGGTTCTGGCTGAAAGCAAACACGGTTCCGCCAAATCCCAAGTGGTTGTGTTCAACACAGGAGACCTTA CAAAGCCATCACCTCCTATAATTACACGGAGTTATGAAGATCCTTTGGAAATATCATGGAGTTCCATCTGTAATGAGCCGCACCTCTCTTTGGGGTCGTGTGATGTGCGATTTCGGACTCAAGCAGAAAAACTATGGCATGAG GATGAAATTGGAGCTCAAGTCAGCTATGAATTTAGTGGTCCCGTCCAAGCTGGTGTAGTCTATGAATTTCAGGTACGCTGTTCCTGTGCCACTGGCTTGATCAGCGACTGGAGTGCAACCCACAGAATAAGGAGTTCTGAGGCAG CCCCTACTGGACAGATGGATGTATGGAAGGATTGTGGCGTGCCTGCCACCAATGCTGATTGTGTTATGACCTGGAAG AAGCTTCCTACATCTCAGGCTCATGGACACATTCTGGGATATGAAGTTACGCTGTTTTCCAAACACACCACGACTGTATTAGTGAATATTTCCGTAGCTGAGCCAAGGGGCTTGTTGATGTGTGATGAGCTGAAGTGCTACCTCAACTCCTCTTTAAAGAGTGTGTCATCAGCCAGTGTATCAGCGTACAACGCCCGTGGTGCTACAGTGCCCTCTTACCTTGCAATTCCAACGCCAG GTAAAGTGAGAAGTGAGCACTCCATTGATGTCAGGATGAATACGGAGAACCTCACCGTCTCATGGGAGCTCCCCGACACCAAATCATTCAAGGAATATGTGGTCCAATACAAACAAGCAGGACGTCTTCTGGGGAAAGGATTTAACTGGATCAGAGTGAATAAAAGCTGTACTACAGTGACCTTTAaag CTCATTTTGAAAGGTACAGGCCCTACCAAGTGTCACTATTTACTGTTACACTCGATCAACAAAGCCATCACTTTTCATCCGTTATTGGTTATTCTTGTCACGGAA TTCCCGCAAAAGTGCGTTCATTTAAAGTCATTTCCATTGCTGCGACACATGCAACCCTGTTCTGGGAGCCTGTTCTGCTGACCATGCAGAACGGGCTGATCCTCTACTACGAAATAGGTGTTCACGGACAAATGG CAGTGTACAATGTGAGCGCCTCCCCTCAGGATGAAAATAAGACTTTTGAGCTGCTGAATCTCAGTGCAGATCAGGAGTATGAAGTGTGGATCAAGGCTGTGACCGAAGCTGGGCCGGGAGACAATGTCACTATCAGTTTCATCACAAACCAACAACAGCATCTTcagttaaaattaaaat CACATTTATTATCACTCCTGGTCCTACTATGTCTCCCAGTCATAATATGCTGTCTTTTGGTTTTACTCAG TTTTCATAAAGGAACACACAAGGCATGTTTGTGTATAAATGAGAAGATACCAGATCCACACAATAGCACCATCTACCAAATGATGAAGTATCAG GTGAATGAGCCAGTGGCTTGGATTTGCATCCCAATCTATGAACCACACCCCACCATGTCCACGTTAGAGGTAGTGGAAATCCTGCACCCGCTATGTGAGCAAAACTGCTTCCCTGAAGACCAAACAAGACCAGCAGCTTCCTTAGAGGGATGTACAAGCAAACATAGATATGGTAAAGGAGAGTACAGCAAAATGGTTGACTCTGAGGAGGAAAAGGACATGAGCGAGGTGGCAGGCAGGGATGATTGTTGGAGCTCgtcagaagaagaacaagacaCATCAGGATATGAACAGCACTTCATACCAACTCCTGCGGAAATACTGAATGCTTGA